A stretch of the Coprobacillus cateniformis genome encodes the following:
- a CDS encoding family 1 glycosylhydrolase, which translates to MEDDYRICFLLEHISELKKAILEDRVDYIGYFTWSRVDL; encoded by the coding sequence ATTGAAGATGATTATCGAATTTGCTTTCTTCTAGAACATATCAGTGAATTGAAAAAAGCTATTTTAGAAGATCGTGTTGATTATATAGGATATTTTACGTGGTCTCGTGTTGATCTATAA
- a CDS encoding PTS lactose/cellobiose transporter subunit IIA: MEEEIMTIILNAGDARSKCLLALKSARKGEFEKAKEQLKQVSQSMILAHNVQTRLIQKEMTGEKHQVSLLMVHAQDHLMTAMAIRDMVEEMVAYAEELNKKMEERL; encoded by the coding sequence ATGGAAGAAGAGATTATGACAATTATATTAAATGCTGGAGATGCACGTTCCAAGTGTCTATTGGCTTTAAAGTCAGCAAGAAAGGGAGAGTTTGAAAAGGCTAAAGAGCAACTGAAACAAGTGAGTCAATCCATGATTTTAGCGCATAATGTTCAAACCAGACTGATTCAAAAAGAAATGACTGGAGAAAAACACCAAGTGAGTTTATTAATGGTACATGCTCAGGATCACTTAATGACAGCTATGGCTATTAGAGATATGGTCGAGGAAATGGTTGCTTATGCAGAAGAATTGAATAAGAAAATGGAGGAAAGATTATGA
- a CDS encoding PTS sugar transporter subunit IIC has protein sequence MKGTFAQKLSKAVSKFSGNLVVKTIASGMARLLPVIMIGSIVTLLISLPIDPWLAFLESSGIGSIITIGSKMTNDIITIYLVVSLAYDMARLLKVNQLNAVLVSIVSFFIVTPMTEAMIGEKVIKVFTTTYLGSRGMFVGIIVALLATYLFYLLAEKGPKIKMPASVPPAITASFESLIPAIGVASFFILIGALFSMTSYGDVHSAVYAVLQAPLEGLGNSIWAMVLLALLGEFFWFFGIHGSNVTSAANNTLFMPGAIENASNVAAGLPATNAVNSYFLEAFKGPRHCVLSAMLAFMSKSKQLKAVGKIAVVPGLFGISEPMKFGIPMVFNPIILIPMSLAPVISLLIAYFAIKIGFMSIVSIAVPWVAPPLIGGFLAAGWQGAVVQTIQMIAIFLLYLPFFKVLDKRKCAEEAQNELQAKEEIVS, from the coding sequence ATGAAAGGTACATTTGCACAAAAGTTAAGTAAAGCGGTAAGTAAATTCTCAGGAAATTTAGTTGTCAAAACAATTGCATCTGGAATGGCGAGGCTATTACCAGTCATTATGATTGGTTCAATTGTGACTTTATTAATTAGTTTACCGATTGATCCATGGCTAGCATTTTTAGAAAGTTCAGGAATTGGTTCAATTATTACTATTGGATCTAAAATGACAAACGATATTATTACAATTTATCTTGTTGTTTCATTAGCGTATGATATGGCGAGATTGTTGAAAGTCAATCAACTCAATGCTGTATTGGTTTCTATTGTCTCATTCTTTATAGTCACGCCAATGACAGAAGCAATGATTGGGGAAAAAGTTATAAAAGTTTTTACAACAACATATCTAGGTTCAAGAGGAATGTTTGTTGGAATTATTGTTGCATTGTTAGCTACATATTTGTTTTATTTATTGGCAGAGAAAGGACCAAAAATTAAAATGCCTGCCAGTGTTCCGCCAGCAATAACAGCTTCATTTGAATCATTAATACCTGCTATTGGTGTTGCTTCTTTCTTTATTCTCATTGGTGCGTTGTTTTCTATGACATCTTATGGTGATGTACATTCAGCTGTTTATGCTGTTTTACAAGCACCATTAGAAGGTTTGGGAAATTCTATTTGGGCAATGGTTTTATTAGCATTATTAGGTGAGTTCTTTTGGTTCTTTGGCATTCATGGAAGCAATGTTACAAGTGCTGCCAATAATACTTTATTTATGCCAGGAGCTATAGAAAATGCTTCTAACGTAGCAGCAGGATTACCAGCAACAAATGCAGTCAATTCATATTTTTTAGAAGCATTTAAAGGACCAAGACACTGTGTTTTATCAGCAATGTTAGCATTTATGTCTAAATCAAAACAATTAAAGGCAGTTGGAAAAATAGCAGTTGTACCAGGATTGTTTGGAATTAGTGAACCGATGAAGTTTGGAATTCCAATGGTCTTTAACCCAATTATCTTGATTCCAATGTCACTTGCTCCAGTTATTTCATTATTAATTGCTTATTTTGCTATAAAAATAGGATTCATGTCAATTGTCAGTATTGCAGTACCATGGGTTGCTCCACCTCTCATCGGTGGTTTCTTAGCAGCTGGATGGCAAGGGGCAGTTGTTCAAACTATCCAAATGATTGCAATCTTCCTTCTTTATTTACCATTCTTTAAGGTATTAGATAAACGTAAATGTGCTGAAGAAGCACAAAATGAATTACAGGCAAAAGAGGAGATTGTTTCATGA
- the rpoC gene encoding DNA-directed RNA polymerase subunit beta', with protein sequence MADVNNFSAIQIGLASPEKIREWSYGEVKKPETINYRSQKPEKDGLFCEKIFGPSKDWECSCGKYKKVRYKGVVCDRCGVEVTKSSVRRERMGHIELATPVAHIWYLKGIPSRMGLILDMSPKQLEEIIYFVSYVVTDKGSTPLEYKQVLSERDYRNCYEKFGNQFEAKTGAEAIKILLQKVDLDEEFETVTKELKEAQGQRRAKLIKRLEALEAFRSSMNQPEWMILDVLPVIPPDLRPMLQLDGGRFATSDLNDLYRRVITRNNRLKKLLELGTPSIIVQNEKRMLQEAVDALIDNGRRSKPITGAGGRPLKSLSHTLKGKQGRFRQNLLGKRVDYSGRSVIAVGPDLKMYQCGIPREMALNLFKPFVISGLVREQIATNIKAAERLIDKMEDSIWPIVEEVIKEHPVLLNRAPTLHRLGIQAFEPKLVEGRAIRLHPLVTPAFNADFDGDQMAVHVPLGEEAIQEARQLMLGSSNILGPKDGKPIVTPSQDMVLGNYYLTLEEAGKIGEGTVFADVNEVLMAYDAKTVHLHTRVAIRGKSLNNQTFTKLQNDSYLITSVGKIIFNQIFDGAFPFINDTSVENLDATPNKYFVPLGTDIKAYIESQPIIKPFGKKALGNIINQVFKTSKTTDTTAMLDKLKDQGFYYSTIAGITVSVYDIQVPQSKYVLFEEADEKLERIKGLYRKGKLTEEERKNAVVKLWESVKDQVQGVVKEEFEADTKNPIFIMSDSGARGNISNFTQLVGMRGLMSNPKGETIELPIKSSFREGLTASEFFISTHGARKGSTDTALKTADSGYLTRRLVDVAQEVIITEDDCGTDRGFMVSELYNTSDNSVIVPLYDRLVGRYSQKDIIHPVTGEMIVKAGEMLDETNAKEVTDAGIKEVEIRSVLGCKAKGGICRKCYGRNLATGEEVLLGEAIGIMAAQSIGEPGTQLTMRTFHMGGVAGGADITQGLPRIQELFEARNPKAKSIISEIEGEVSNIIDNNGRAEVVVSNLLETKSYLAPYGAKLRVSVGDEVGIGSKITEGSIDPKELLGVADVEAVENYILKEVQKVYRLQGIEISDKHIEVIVRQMLKKMRIVEGGDTGALPGTHVNTERFTELNKDVLKNGKHPAVGRPILLGITKASLETESFLSAASFQETTKILTDAAIKGKVDDLIGLKENVIIGKLLPAGTGLRGALKSPETIARELEAERKRIELEAAEKLEAETLSEDLLSGETEEQFASVEEI encoded by the coding sequence ATGGCAGATGTCAATAACTTTTCAGCAATCCAAATTGGATTAGCTTCTCCAGAAAAAATTCGTGAATGGTCTTATGGTGAAGTTAAAAAACCTGAAACTATTAATTATCGTTCTCAAAAACCAGAAAAGGATGGTCTCTTCTGTGAAAAGATTTTTGGACCATCTAAGGATTGGGAATGTAGCTGTGGTAAATACAAAAAAGTGAGATATAAAGGTGTTGTCTGTGATCGTTGTGGTGTAGAAGTCACTAAATCTTCTGTACGTCGTGAACGTATGGGACATATTGAATTAGCAACTCCAGTTGCTCACATCTGGTATCTAAAAGGGATTCCTTCGAGAATGGGTCTTATTCTTGATATGTCTCCTAAACAATTAGAAGAAATTATTTATTTCGTATCTTATGTTGTAACAGATAAAGGGAGTACACCATTAGAATACAAACAAGTTTTATCTGAAAGAGATTATCGTAACTGTTATGAAAAATTCGGAAATCAGTTTGAAGCCAAAACTGGTGCTGAAGCAATTAAGATTTTACTTCAAAAAGTTGATCTTGATGAAGAATTTGAAACAGTTACTAAAGAATTAAAGGAAGCACAAGGGCAAAGGCGTGCAAAATTAATTAAAAGACTTGAGGCATTAGAAGCATTTAGATCTTCAATGAATCAGCCAGAATGGATGATTCTTGATGTTCTTCCTGTTATTCCACCTGATTTAAGACCAATGTTACAGTTGGATGGTGGACGTTTTGCAACAAGTGATTTGAATGATTTGTATAGACGTGTTATTACACGTAATAATCGTTTAAAGAAATTATTAGAATTAGGAACACCATCAATTATCGTGCAAAATGAAAAACGTATGTTGCAAGAAGCTGTTGATGCTTTAATTGATAATGGACGTCGTTCTAAACCAATTACAGGTGCTGGTGGTAGACCATTAAAATCTTTAAGTCATACACTTAAAGGAAAACAGGGACGTTTCCGTCAAAACTTACTTGGTAAACGTGTTGATTATTCTGGACGTTCAGTTATCGCTGTAGGACCTGATTTAAAGATGTATCAATGTGGTATTCCACGTGAGATGGCTTTGAACTTATTCAAACCATTTGTTATTAGTGGATTGGTAAGAGAACAAATTGCGACAAATATTAAGGCAGCGGAAAGATTGATTGATAAGATGGAAGATTCAATTTGGCCAATCGTAGAAGAGGTTATTAAAGAACATCCAGTTTTATTAAACCGTGCACCTACACTTCATAGATTAGGTATTCAAGCATTCGAACCTAAGTTGGTAGAGGGACGTGCAATTCGTCTTCATCCACTTGTTACGCCTGCTTTCAATGCCGATTTCGATGGTGACCAAATGGCTGTCCATGTTCCTTTAGGAGAAGAAGCAATCCAAGAAGCAAGACAGTTAATGCTTGGTTCTAGCAATATCTTAGGTCCAAAAGATGGAAAACCAATTGTTACACCTTCACAGGATATGGTGTTAGGAAATTATTATTTAACATTAGAAGAAGCTGGTAAAATTGGTGAAGGAACTGTCTTTGCTGATGTGAATGAAGTTTTAATGGCTTATGATGCAAAAACTGTTCATTTACACACAAGAGTTGCAATTAGAGGAAAATCATTAAATAACCAAACATTTACAAAATTACAAAATGATAGTTATTTAATTACAAGTGTTGGAAAAATTATTTTCAATCAAATCTTTGATGGAGCATTCCCATTTATTAATGATACAAGTGTTGAGAATTTAGATGCGACACCTAATAAATATTTTGTTCCATTAGGAACAGATATTAAAGCTTATATTGAGAGTCAACCAATTATCAAACCATTTGGTAAAAAAGCTTTAGGAAATATCATTAATCAAGTATTTAAGACAAGCAAAACAACTGATACAACTGCAATGCTTGATAAATTGAAAGATCAAGGATTCTATTATTCAACAATTGCAGGGATTACAGTTTCTGTATATGATATTCAAGTTCCACAAAGTAAATATGTTTTATTTGAAGAAGCTGATGAAAAACTTGAAAGAATCAAGGGATTATATCGTAAAGGTAAGTTAACTGAAGAAGAGAGAAAGAATGCAGTTGTTAAACTTTGGGAAAGTGTTAAAGATCAAGTTCAAGGTGTCGTTAAAGAAGAGTTCGAAGCTGATACTAAGAATCCAATCTTCATCATGTCTGACTCAGGTGCCCGTGGAAATATCTCTAACTTTACACAGTTGGTAGGTATGCGTGGATTGATGTCAAACCCTAAAGGAGAAACAATTGAACTTCCTATCAAGTCTTCATTTAGAGAAGGTTTAACTGCATCAGAATTCTTTATTTCTACCCATGGTGCCCGTAAAGGTTCTACTGATACAGCCTTGAAAACAGCCGATTCAGGTTACTTAACAAGACGTTTGGTAGATGTTGCACAAGAGGTCATCATTACTGAAGATGATTGTGGTACAGATAGAGGATTTATGGTTAGTGAATTATACAATACTTCTGATAATTCTGTTATTGTTCCATTATATGACAGATTAGTTGGACGTTATTCACAAAAAGATATTATTCATCCAGTGACAGGTGAAATGATTGTAAAAGCAGGTGAAATGCTTGATGAAACAAATGCAAAAGAAGTCACTGATGCTGGAATTAAAGAAGTTGAAATTAGATCTGTCCTTGGATGTAAAGCCAAAGGTGGAATCTGTAGAAAATGTTATGGTCGTAACTTAGCGACTGGAGAAGAAGTCTTATTAGGTGAAGCAATCGGAATTATGGCAGCTCAATCTATTGGTGAACCTGGTACACAGTTAACAATGCGTACATTCCACATGGGTGGGGTTGCTGGTGGTGCTGATATCACTCAAGGGTTACCTCGTATTCAAGAGTTATTTGAAGCAAGAAATCCGAAAGCAAAATCTATTATTTCTGAAATTGAAGGTGAAGTTTCAAACATCATTGATAACAATGGTCGTGCTGAAGTTGTTGTCTCTAACTTATTAGAAACAAAGAGTTACTTGGCTCCTTATGGTGCAAAACTTAGAGTTTCTGTTGGGGATGAAGTCGGTATTGGTTCTAAGATTACTGAAGGGTCTATTGATCCTAAGGAATTGTTAGGTGTTGCTGATGTTGAAGCAGTTGAAAACTATATCTTAAAAGAAGTTCAAAAAGTCTATCGTTTACAAGGTATCGAGATTTCTGATAAACATATCGAAGTTATTGTTAGACAAATGTTGAAGAAGATGAGAATTGTTGAAGGTGGAGACACTGGTGCACTTCCAGGAACACATGTGAATACAGAAAGATTTACTGAATTAAACAAAGATGTTCTTAAGAATGGTAAGCATCCAGCAGTTGGAAGACCAATCTTGCTTGGTATTACAAAAGCTTCACTTGAAACAGAATCATTCTTATCTGCTGCATCATTCCAAGAAACAACAAAAATCTTAACTGATGCTGCAATTAAAGGTAAAGTTGATGATTTAATTGGATTAAAGGAAAATGTTATCATTGGTAAATTATTACCAGCTGGTACTGGATTAAGAGGTGCGTTAAAATCTCCTGAGACAATAGCAAGAGAGTTAGAAGCAGAGAGAAAACGTATTGAATTAGAAGCTGCTGAAAAATTAGAAGCTGAAACATTATCAGAAGATTTATTAAGTGGTGAAACTGAAGAACAGTTTGCATCAGTTGAAGAAATCTAA
- a CDS encoding BglG family transcription antiterminator: MNKKILDLFQSQDIITLEELKNHLGFSERKVREFLSELRDAGDKNGFQIITVSKRGYFLQIIDDTKYQSYLHQFNNDFQQFIAKKEYRISLILFLLLQNTGFISINQIAEILDVSRSTVINDMNDVKKELKHSELHLESRSHYGIRVSGNEKNIRQMLSRISRKVIENQNVHLEFFEFIEKLDFDLVTDHFISLLNEYNIIMTNNAIESILFHLKILIYRILQKNYINEIKINKSLIDIKIFAITKELLSFIENQYSIQITNDEIDLVASQIFGKASSEMVPLDQKMKLAKSIREALIKVDKDFDTNFSEDTVLKENLLLHLHPLIMRVTYGLTLSDSLVKSVSVQYMNAFLVAMRFIDYHEELNEYQLSRDEIGYLALHFATHIERENQAKMQSIKKIVFIADSMKSSTLLIKTKIQSYFPLANIMVIPHMSVAKHDMEEIELIISTEPVCLEKGQNKVVVIHQNLDEKDFHKIKNEIIFSGEQYTNNVLGLQDLFYEDLFWVVKNGDYLDLITKMCERMVDKGYAKQGFKDSVLEREKRFSTVYDTGIASPHSLQPMGNIDSVGIVLLEKPTVFHDKEVKCIFVINVKKGHLLLHQEISDFLIKLMNDSNKIKQLELINTYQKLRVFLKEFL; encoded by the coding sequence GTGAATAAAAAAATATTAGATTTATTTCAATCTCAGGACATTATAACTCTAGAAGAACTTAAAAATCATCTTGGTTTTTCAGAAAGAAAAGTGAGGGAATTTTTAAGTGAGTTAAGAGATGCGGGAGATAAAAATGGATTTCAAATTATTACTGTCAGTAAGCGAGGATATTTTCTACAAATAATAGATGATACAAAATATCAATCTTATTTACACCAATTCAATAATGATTTCCAACAGTTCATTGCTAAAAAAGAATATCGCATATCATTAATACTATTTTTGTTATTACAAAACACTGGATTTATTTCTATAAATCAAATTGCTGAAATTCTAGATGTCAGTCGGAGTACAGTCATTAATGATATGAATGATGTCAAAAAGGAGTTAAAACACAGTGAGTTACATTTAGAATCTCGCTCTCATTATGGAATTAGAGTGTCTGGGAATGAAAAAAATATTAGACAAATGTTGTCTAGAATTAGTAGAAAAGTCATAGAGAATCAAAATGTTCATTTAGAGTTCTTTGAATTTATTGAGAAGTTAGATTTTGATTTGGTTACAGATCACTTTATCTCTTTATTAAATGAATATAATATTATTATGACAAACAATGCAATAGAATCCATATTGTTTCATCTTAAAATCTTAATTTATAGAATATTACAGAAGAATTATATTAATGAAATTAAGATTAATAAGAGTTTAATTGATATAAAAATATTTGCGATTACCAAAGAATTACTCTCCTTTATAGAAAACCAATATTCAATTCAAATCACGAATGATGAAATTGATTTAGTTGCATCACAAATTTTCGGAAAAGCCAGTTCTGAAATGGTGCCACTTGATCAGAAAATGAAACTGGCAAAATCTATTCGTGAAGCGTTGATTAAGGTTGATAAAGATTTTGATACAAATTTTAGCGAAGATACAGTCTTAAAGGAAAACTTATTATTACATTTGCATCCATTAATTATGCGTGTAACATATGGATTAACATTGAGTGATTCATTAGTCAAATCAGTTTCTGTACAATATATGAATGCTTTTTTAGTCGCTATGCGATTTATAGATTATCATGAGGAATTAAATGAATATCAATTGTCGCGTGATGAAATTGGATATCTTGCATTGCATTTTGCTACACATATTGAAAGAGAAAATCAGGCTAAGATGCAAAGTATTAAAAAGATTGTTTTTATTGCTGATAGCATGAAAAGTTCGACATTACTAATTAAAACAAAAATTCAGTCTTACTTTCCTTTGGCTAATATTATGGTCATTCCACATATGTCAGTTGCTAAACATGATATGGAAGAAATAGAACTGATTATTTCAACAGAGCCTGTTTGTTTAGAAAAAGGACAAAACAAAGTTGTAGTGATTCATCAGAATTTAGACGAAAAAGATTTCCATAAAATAAAAAATGAAATAATTTTTTCAGGAGAACAATATACAAACAATGTCTTAGGGTTACAAGATTTGTTTTATGAAGATTTGTTTTGGGTTGTAAAGAATGGGGATTATCTCGATTTAATAACAAAAATGTGTGAAAGAATGGTAGATAAAGGCTATGCAAAACAAGGATTTAAAGATTCTGTATTAGAAAGAGAGAAACGCTTTTCAACTGTATATGATACGGGTATTGCTTCTCCACATAGTCTTCAGCCAATGGGAAATATTGATAGTGTTGGTATTGTTTTGCTGGAAAAGCCTACAGTATTTCACGATAAAGAAGTGAAATGCATATTTGTAATCAATGTGAAAAAGGGACATTTATTATTGCATCAGGAAATTAGCGATTTTTTAATTAAGTTGATGAACGATAGTAATAAAATCAAACAATTAGAACTTATAAATACATACCAGAAATTGAGGGTGTTTTTAAAGGAGTTTTTGTAA
- a CDS encoding PTS sugar transporter subunit IIB, whose amino-acid sequence MIKKILLACSGGFSTSMLVQRMKEAAVAKNLNIEILAVGEDNIFEQLDSDVLLLAPQIAHKLEDLSSDLNMPVFTIDMMDYGMMNGEKVLAEVLEKVE is encoded by the coding sequence ATGATCAAGAAAATTTTATTAGCATGTTCTGGTGGATTTTCTACAAGTATGCTTGTGCAACGCATGAAAGAGGCAGCTGTTGCAAAGAATTTGAATATTGAAATATTAGCAGTTGGGGAAGACAATATTTTTGAACAGTTAGATTCTGATGTTTTATTATTAGCGCCTCAAATTGCACATAAATTAGAAGATTTATCTTCAGATTTAAATATGCCTGTTTTTACGATTGACATGATGGATTATGGAATGATGAATGGGGAAAAAGTATTAGCTGAAGTCTTAGAAAAAGTTGAATAA